From the Patescibacteria group bacterium genome, one window contains:
- a CDS encoding type IV secretion system DNA-binding domain-containing protein yields MDINFFGITNFRNTQRRFGIKVDDRRRHFYVVGKTGMGKTEMLKNMAVQDIQGGNGIGFVDPHGEAADELLQFVPTERLKDVIYFNPADTDHPIAFNVMENVKAEHRHLVASGLMSVFKKVWPDVWSARMEYILNNTVLALLEYPGSTLLGINRMLVDVDYRAKVINKLTDPVVKAFWIQEYARYTQRYEVEATAAIQNKVGQFVSNPLIRNIIGQTKSSFDMREVMDKKKILILNLSKGRIGEDNSRLLGAMLITKIQLAAMSRVSIPEDQRQDFFLYIDEFQNFASDSFVSILSEARKYRLSLILSHQYIAQLDENESKVRGAVFGNVGTIVSFRVGAEDAEFLEKEFTPEFLALDFVNLNKYSIYVKLMIDGITGKPFSAQTLPPPVLPFVSPEESNQDEIIRWSREQYASPRHQVEDEIAKWAEVDVAGEKKTQVVQPAGQEQILYDARCDNCGKDTKVVFAPDGKRKIYCKSCRKKLQRSKSQLLDSGGRVPRGVPSEGSQSAQGQVSLKEAMQKEPTIFYPSKGKQDHSNQKRKEVDRQGLKEVLGEALKEGTSQKKSLPIEAGQKDEPNTKTSLVRGKLRPGETLRFS; encoded by the coding sequence ATGGACATTAACTTTTTTGGCATTACCAATTTCCGAAATACACAAAGGCGTTTTGGCATAAAAGTGGACGACCGAAGACGCCATTTTTACGTTGTGGGGAAGACCGGCATGGGAAAAACCGAGATGCTAAAGAATATGGCGGTGCAGGACATTCAGGGAGGGAACGGCATTGGATTTGTGGATCCGCACGGGGAAGCGGCAGATGAATTATTGCAGTTTGTCCCCACCGAGCGCTTAAAAGACGTCATTTACTTTAACCCTGCTGACACAGACCACCCTATTGCTTTTAACGTCATGGAGAATGTGAAGGCCGAGCACCGTCATTTGGTGGCTTCTGGTTTAATGTCTGTGTTCAAAAAAGTCTGGCCCGACGTGTGGTCGGCCCGCATGGAATACATTTTAAACAACACGGTGCTGGCCTTGTTGGAGTATCCAGGATCAACCCTGTTGGGGATTAACCGCATGCTGGTGGATGTAGACTACAGAGCAAAGGTTATCAACAAGCTCACCGATCCCGTAGTCAAGGCCTTTTGGATTCAAGAATATGCAAGATATACGCAGAGGTATGAGGTGGAAGCAACCGCTGCTATCCAAAACAAAGTAGGCCAATTCGTGTCTAATCCCTTAATTCGCAACATCATTGGTCAGACAAAGTCTTCCTTTGACATGCGAGAGGTCATGGACAAAAAGAAGATTTTAATACTCAATCTTTCCAAAGGACGCATTGGGGAAGACAATTCCCGCCTCTTGGGAGCCATGCTTATCACGAAAATCCAGCTTGCTGCAATGTCTCGAGTGAGCATTCCGGAAGACCAGCGGCAGGATTTCTTTTTATACATTGATGAGTTTCAGAACTTTGCGTCAGATTCTTTTGTGAGCATTCTTTCTGAAGCGAGAAAGTATCGCTTGTCTTTGATTTTAAGCCACCAGTACATAGCGCAGCTGGACGAGAACGAGTCTAAGGTTCGCGGGGCCGTGTTTGGAAACGTTGGCACAATTGTGTCTTTTCGGGTGGGGGCAGAAGACGCAGAATTCTTAGAAAAGGAGTTTACTCCGGAGTTTTTGGCTTTAGATTTTGTGAATCTGAACAAGTACTCAATCTATGTAAAGCTCATGATTGACGGCATTACGGGTAAACCATTTTCTGCCCAAACCCTGCCGCCTCCAGTGCTGCCCTTTGTTTCTCCTGAAGAATCCAACCAGGACGAGATTATTCGCTGGAGCAGGGAACAGTATGCATCCCCTCGCCACCAGGTGGAAGATGAGATTGCGAAGTGGGCAGAGGTTGATGTTGCTGGCGAAAAGAAAACGCAGGTGGTTCAACCTGCCGGTCAAGAGCAGATACTCTATGATGCAAGGTGCGATAACTGCGGCAAGGATACCAAGGTGGTCTTTGCCCCGGACGGCAAAAGGAAAATCTACTGCAAGTCGTGCAGGAAAAAGCTTCAGCGGAGCAAGAGTCAACTGCTCGACTCTGGCGGGCGCGTACCCCGAGGAGTTCCTTCCGAGGGGTCGCAGAGCGCCCAGGGGCAGGTTTCCTTAAAGGAAGCTATGCAAAAGGAACCCACCATATTTTATCCTTCAAAAGGGAAGCAGGATCATTCAAATCAAAAGAGAAAAGAAGTGGACAGACAAGGATTAAAAGAAGTTTTGGGAGAGGCTCTTAAAGAAGGAACATCTCAAAAAAAATCCCTGCCTATAGAGGCAGGCCAGAAAGACGAGCCCAACACCAAGACAAGTCTGGTGCGGGGTAAACTTCGGCCAGGGGAAACCCTGCGTTTCTCTTGA
- a CDS encoding phosphoglycerate kinase gives MRWLPDLFLKGKRVLLRADFNVPLKESGEIADDFRITATLPTMQHILSQGGKLVVMSHLGDPGGVYDERLNMQGVKEKLVEHLKIAVEVTQDCIGREIEEKTKNMKEGEVLLLENLRFHKEEEKNDRSFTQELAKLGDVYVSDAFGVLHREHASVVGVPALLPSAGGFLLKKEIEGLQKLLENPERPMIAIIGGRKIEDKIPVIDGILEVADEVLLGNLLSREIEQKNIVLKHRDKVVFPLDGFPGGGKEYDIGEETRKLYQEKVRGARTVFWSGPLGRYEQKEYAEGSRIVAEAIVEDTSYAVAGGGNLMDFLGRYNLRDKFDHISTGGSSMLIFLAGEELPGLKALGYYD, from the coding sequence ATGAGATGGCTTCCTGACCTCTTCTTGAAAGGAAAGCGCGTGTTGCTGCGAGCTGACTTTAACGTCCCCTTAAAAGAAAGCGGGGAGATTGCAGACGACTTTCGTATTACAGCCACCCTTCCCACCATGCAGCATATTCTTTCTCAAGGGGGAAAGCTTGTGGTGATGAGCCACTTGGGAGACCCCGGAGGAGTATATGATGAGCGATTAAACATGCAGGGTGTCAAAGAAAAGCTTGTAGAACACTTAAAGATTGCTGTTGAGGTCACGCAGGATTGCATTGGCAGGGAGATTGAGGAGAAGACAAAGAACATGAAAGAGGGGGAGGTCTTGCTTTTGGAGAATCTCCGTTTTCACAAAGAAGAAGAGAAAAACGACAGGAGTTTCACGCAAGAACTCGCAAAACTTGGAGACGTGTATGTTTCAGACGCATTTGGGGTTTTACACCGCGAGCACGCTTCTGTAGTGGGAGTTCCAGCACTTTTGCCTTCAGCTGGAGGGTTTCTGCTCAAAAAAGAGATTGAAGGATTACAAAAGCTTTTAGAGAACCCAGAACGCCCGATGATTGCCATTATCGGGGGCAGAAAGATTGAGGATAAGATTCCCGTGATTGATGGGATTCTAGAGGTGGCCGACGAAGTGCTCTTGGGCAATCTTCTTTCGCGGGAGATTGAACAAAAGAACATTGTGCTTAAGCATAGAGACAAAGTTGTTTTTCCTCTAGATGGCTTTCCCGGAGGAGGAAAAGAGTATGATATTGGAGAAGAAACCAGGAAGCTCTACCAAGAAAAGGTAAGGGGAGCTAGAACCGTGTTTTGGTCAGGTCCCTTGGGAAGGTATGAACAAAAGGAATACGCTGAAGGTTCACGGATTGTGGCAGAGGCTATTGTGGAGGACACGAGCTATGCGGTAGCTGGCGGGGGAAACCTGATGGATTTTTTGGGTAGGTATAATCTTCGAGACAAGTTTGACCACATTTCTACCGGAGGGAGCTCCATGCTTATCTTTTTGGCAGGAGAAGAACTCCCTGGTTTGAAAGCTTTAGGGTATTATGACTAA
- a CDS encoding DHH family phosphoesterase — protein MRFRQNMIKNLDKAAKRLKKAVEKGERIILYGDADLDGVCSAIIMQETLRTLGGNVVRVYFPDRENDGYGITLKALKELNVFAPALLCAMDLGISNFTEIKEAKRKGFDVILVDHHVVLDKLPAADIIVDPKQKGDTHPFKELAACGLTFRLAEETLGDKMSLAMRKNLVELAAIGTTADMMPKDADNKEIIEEGLETLENSWRPGIRAFFKLQELERFPNIESKLQKMIAILNVRDVENGYPASFRILSSDSEREVTAIAERLLEIHELRKQQRNKLLDKVRSDILKKKDVPIVFEGGEDFDYILLGGIASIISQEEEKPTFVYKKMRGESIGSVRAPSGQDTVEAMKHCKEHAITYGGHPQASGFRVKNANVAKFKKCLIEYFKNHTA, from the coding sequence ATGAGATTTAGGCAGAACATGATTAAGAATCTAGACAAGGCCGCAAAAAGGCTCAAAAAAGCAGTAGAGAAAGGAGAGCGCATTATTCTCTATGGAGACGCTGACTTAGACGGCGTTTGTTCTGCCATCATCATGCAAGAAACCTTAAGAACCCTTGGGGGAAACGTGGTGCGCGTATACTTTCCCGACCGCGAGAATGATGGTTATGGCATTACCCTCAAGGCCTTAAAAGAATTGAACGTGTTTGCTCCCGCCCTTTTGTGCGCCATGGATTTGGGCATTTCTAACTTTACAGAGATCAAAGAAGCGAAGAGAAAAGGGTTTGACGTTATATTGGTTGACCACCATGTGGTGTTAGATAAACTTCCCGCCGCAGACATCATTGTTGACCCAAAGCAAAAAGGAGATACGCATCCTTTCAAGGAATTGGCTGCCTGCGGGCTAACCTTTAGGTTGGCTGAAGAAACGTTGGGGGATAAGATGTCTTTGGCCATGAGAAAAAATTTGGTGGAGTTAGCTGCCATTGGAACTACAGCTGACATGATGCCAAAAGACGCAGACAACAAGGAGATTATAGAGGAGGGATTGGAAACTTTGGAAAACTCATGGCGCCCCGGCATTCGCGCCTTTTTCAAATTACAAGAGCTTGAAAGATTCCCCAATATTGAGTCAAAGCTGCAAAAAATGATTGCCATACTTAATGTTCGGGATGTTGAAAATGGGTATCCTGCTTCCTTTCGCATTTTAAGTTCTGATTCAGAGCGGGAGGTCACCGCGATTGCAGAGCGCCTTTTGGAAATACATGAGCTAAGAAAACAGCAGCGGAATAAGCTTTTGGATAAGGTGCGAAGCGATATCTTAAAAAAGAAGGATGTACCCATTGTGTTTGAGGGGGGAGAGGATTTTGATTACATTCTTTTGGGGGGCATTGCCTCTATCATTTCTCAGGAAGAGGAGAAGCCCACCTTTGTGTACAAAAAGATGAGAGGAGAGAGTATTGGATCGGTGCGCGCCCCCTCGGGCCAAGATACCGTTGAAGCAATGAAACACTGCAAAGAGCATGCCATAACATATGGGGGACATCCCCAGGCCTCTGGATTTCGGGTAAAGAACGCTAATGTGGCAAAGTTTAAAAAGTGTTTGATAGAATACTTTAAAAACCATACTGCCTAA
- a CDS encoding ribonuclease HI family protein produces MEKEKFIVYTDGGARGNPGPSAIGVVIKNAKGETLKEYGEYLGETTNNEAEYKAAIFALKKIKALWGKEKAKKAEVQIFADSELLVKQLNGQYKVENAKIQKFFLELWNLKIDFHKVSFTAVPREKNKEADRLVNDALDKKGHPKQLF; encoded by the coding sequence ATGGAAAAGGAGAAGTTTATTGTCTATACCGACGGGGGAGCAAGGGGTAACCCAGGGCCCTCTGCCATTGGGGTTGTTATTAAAAACGCAAAGGGAGAAACCTTAAAAGAATACGGAGAGTATTTGGGCGAAACAACCAACAATGAGGCAGAGTACAAAGCTGCCATCTTTGCCTTGAAAAAAATCAAGGCATTGTGGGGAAAAGAAAAAGCAAAGAAAGCAGAGGTTCAAATTTTTGCTGATTCAGAATTGCTCGTAAAGCAGCTCAATGGACAATACAAAGTGGAGAATGCAAAGATTCAAAAGTTTTTCTTGGAGCTTTGGAACCTGAAGATTGATTTTCACAAGGTAAGTTTTACTGCAGTTCCCAGAGAAAAGAACAAAGAGGCAGACCGCTTGGTAAACGATGCCTTGGATAAAAAAGGCCACCCAAAGCAACTCTTCTAA
- a CDS encoding MGMT family protein has translation MHKAILLLKKIPKGKVTTYKELARVCKTSPRAIGRIMASNEHPKEYPCYKVVASNGELTGYSAPGGIKTKEKLLRKDGIVLRKDRVPPQYFYVFSA, from the coding sequence ATGCATAAGGCAATCTTGCTTTTGAAGAAGATTCCCAAAGGGAAAGTTACAACCTACAAGGAGCTGGCCAGAGTTTGTAAAACTTCTCCTCGAGCCATTGGGAGGATCATGGCTTCAAATGAGCATCCCAAAGAATACCCTTGCTACAAGGTGGTAGCGTCTAACGGAGAGCTGACTGGATACAGTGCTCCTGGAGGGATAAAAACAAAAGAGAAGTTATTGCGAAAAGACGGAATTGTTCTTAGGAAAGACAGGGTGCCTCCCCAGTATTTTTATGTCTTCTCTGCCTAA
- the murJ gene encoding murein biosynthesis integral membrane protein MurJ, whose amino-acid sequence MIAKLLSIKSKTIGAAALLLAGSALASRLLGLLRDRLLASRFGAGEELDIYFAAFRVPDFIYGILIMGGFTAVFLPIFSEYFEKNKDEAFRMVSNLLNVFFFLLAGFALILFVFMPFLIQFVTPGFSGEMREATVPLARLMLLSPILLGVSAVFSGMLQYFRKFLVYSLAPVLYNAGIIVGILFFVPALGLIGLAWGVVLGAAAHLLIQVYPAFQSGFSFKNVFSFFDPSLLRMARLTAPRIVGAAAFHVNLVVITALASTLAVGSIAVLSFANNLYFLPIGVIGISLATAAFPLLSFAAAKKDNAAFQESFLKTVRTIFFFIIPVSGFMFLLRVHIIRLVLGTGEFGWVETRLTAAVFGAFALGVFFQSLVPLFARAFYALQDTKTPTLIGIGAIVSNVAVALALLWVFSFPNFIQGFLVSFFDVADIQDVRVLALPLAVSASVVLQGFFLALFLKFKIGVNMKKLSGSLNRIGISGVVMGIVSFFALQGTFLFLPLDTFLNVLLQAILVVIAGLAAYLTAAKLLKVEELKLLPFFKKEK is encoded by the coding sequence ATGATTGCAAAACTTCTCAGCATTAAAAGCAAGACCATTGGGGCAGCCGCCCTTCTTTTGGCAGGGTCCGCGCTAGCGTCCCGGTTGTTGGGATTGCTGAGAGACCGCCTGCTGGCATCCCGTTTTGGAGCAGGAGAAGAGCTGGACATATATTTTGCTGCCTTTCGCGTCCCGGACTTTATCTACGGCATTTTAATCATGGGGGGATTCACAGCGGTGTTCCTGCCTATCTTTTCTGAATACTTTGAGAAGAACAAGGATGAGGCGTTTCGCATGGTTTCAAACCTCTTAAACGTGTTCTTTTTCTTGCTTGCGGGTTTTGCCTTGATTTTGTTTGTATTCATGCCTTTTCTGATTCAGTTTGTGACCCCTGGGTTTAGTGGCGAAATGCGAGAGGCTACGGTGCCCTTGGCCCGTCTCATGCTTTTGTCTCCCATACTCCTTGGAGTCTCTGCGGTGTTTTCTGGCATGCTCCAGTATTTCCGTAAGTTCTTGGTGTACTCTTTGGCCCCGGTTCTCTACAACGCGGGAATCATTGTGGGTATTCTCTTTTTTGTCCCGGCTCTTGGATTAATTGGTCTTGCCTGGGGCGTGGTGCTGGGAGCTGCGGCGCATTTACTCATTCAGGTATATCCTGCGTTCCAGTCCGGGTTTTCTTTTAAGAATGTTTTCTCTTTTTTTGACCCCTCTTTACTTCGCATGGCGCGATTAACTGCCCCGCGTATTGTGGGGGCTGCTGCCTTTCATGTGAATCTCGTGGTGATAACGGCTTTGGCATCAACCTTGGCCGTAGGCTCTATTGCGGTTTTGAGCTTTGCAAACAACCTTTACTTCCTTCCCATTGGAGTCATTGGGATTTCTTTGGCAACAGCTGCCTTCCCGCTGCTCTCTTTTGCAGCTGCCAAAAAGGATAATGCTGCGTTTCAAGAAAGTTTCTTGAAAACTGTGCGTACCATATTCTTTTTTATCATTCCAGTTTCCGGTTTTATGTTTCTTTTGCGAGTCCATATCATCCGTCTTGTGCTGGGGACAGGAGAGTTTGGCTGGGTAGAAACGCGCCTGACAGCCGCTGTATTTGGGGCTTTTGCCCTGGGAGTGTTTTTTCAATCCCTGGTTCCATTGTTTGCCCGCGCCTTCTATGCCCTACAAGACACCAAGACCCCCACGCTTATTGGCATTGGCGCCATTGTGAGCAATGTTGCTGTGGCCCTTGCTTTATTATGGGTATTTTCTTTCCCAAACTTTATTCAAGGATTTTTGGTTTCTTTTTTTGATGTGGCAGATATTCAGGATGTAAGGGTGTTGGCACTTCCTTTGGCGGTGTCAGCATCGGTAGTTCTTCAAGGATTCTTTTTGGCCTTGTTCTTGAAGTTTAAGATTGGGGTTAATATGAAGAAGCTTTCAGGGTCGCTCAACAGAATAGGAATTTCGGGGGTGGTGATGGGCATTGTTTCCTTTTTTGCCTTGCAAGGGACTTTTCTCTTTTTGCCTTTAGATACCTTTTTAAACGTATTGCTCCAGGCCATTCTCGTGGTTATTGCCGGACTCGCAGCATATCTTACAGCAGCAAAACTGCTCAAGGTTGAGGAGTTGAAGCTTCTGCCATTTTTCAAGAAAGAAAAGTAG
- the lepA gene encoding elongation factor 4 codes for MEELKNIRNFVIIAHIDHGKSTLADRFLELTGTIEKRKMKDQVLDQMDLEREKGITIKMQPVRMKYQGYVLNLIDTPGHVDFTYEVSRALAAVEGAILLVDATKGVQAQTLANLNLAKKQGLVIIPAVNKIDSPLARTEEVVKEVASLLFIPENEVLCISAKEGSGVPKLLDSVIERVPAPKGTREAPFRALIFDSLYDSFRGIVTYVRVVDGELKANDKVSFLQTKAEGSVKEVGYFLPSEHSTDVLRTGEIGYVATGMKEAEKVRIGDTITAQKAKVEPLAGYQTPKPMVYVSLYPQDVDDFDALKDALFQLKLNDPSFSFEQESKEVLGRGFRCGFLGVLHSEIIAERIQREFAVEIVISRPCVEFQVVTERKEQLSVKTSTDWPDGQKIVAVKEPWVRLEVIVPRDFFPQVTQLVLALSGFSTGVKNLGEERLLAVFEIPLRQVIADLYDKLKSCSQGMASMDYEILAMRPADLVKLEIWTAGENQDALSVIIPRKDTYKEGKAIVEKLKNILPPQLFEVALQAVVEGKIIARETLKAQRRDVTGALYGGDVTRKKKLLERQKKGKKELKAKGKVTIPSKVFLELFRS; via the coding sequence ATGGAAGAGCTAAAAAATATTAGAAACTTTGTGATTATTGCCCACATTGACCACGGAAAGTCCACTCTGGCAGACCGATTTTTGGAATTGACCGGAACCATTGAGAAGAGAAAAATGAAAGACCAGGTGTTAGACCAAATGGATTTGGAGCGAGAAAAAGGCATTACCATTAAAATGCAGCCTGTTCGAATGAAGTATCAGGGGTATGTTCTCAATCTCATTGATACCCCAGGCCATGTTGACTTTACCTACGAGGTTTCCCGCGCTTTAGCTGCGGTAGAGGGCGCCATTCTTTTAGTAGACGCAACCAAAGGGGTTCAAGCTCAAACCTTAGCCAATCTTAACCTTGCAAAGAAACAAGGCCTGGTGATTATTCCTGCTGTAAACAAGATAGATTCTCCCTTGGCAAGGACTGAAGAGGTTGTAAAAGAGGTAGCATCGCTTCTTTTTATACCGGAGAACGAGGTGCTTTGCATTTCAGCAAAAGAGGGGAGTGGGGTTCCAAAACTTCTTGATTCAGTTATTGAAAGGGTTCCAGCTCCAAAAGGCACAAGAGAAGCTCCTTTCCGCGCCCTTATCTTTGATTCCCTGTACGATTCCTTTCGGGGCATTGTGACCTATGTTCGTGTTGTGGATGGGGAGCTCAAGGCAAATGATAAGGTTTCTTTTTTGCAGACAAAGGCAGAAGGATCAGTCAAGGAAGTAGGATATTTTTTGCCCAGTGAACATTCTACAGATGTCTTGAGAACAGGGGAGATTGGGTATGTGGCGACAGGAATGAAAGAGGCAGAAAAGGTTCGCATTGGAGATACCATAACCGCACAAAAGGCAAAGGTAGAACCCTTAGCTGGGTACCAAACTCCAAAACCCATGGTGTATGTGAGTTTGTACCCGCAAGACGTAGATGATTTTGATGCTTTGAAGGATGCATTGTTCCAGTTAAAGCTGAACGATCCCTCTTTTTCTTTTGAGCAGGAAAGCAAAGAGGTATTGGGAAGAGGATTTCGCTGCGGGTTTTTGGGAGTGCTGCATTCTGAAATTATAGCGGAACGAATACAGCGGGAGTTTGCAGTTGAGATTGTCATTTCACGCCCTTGTGTGGAGTTTCAGGTAGTAACAGAAAGAAAAGAACAGCTCTCTGTGAAGACCTCTACTGATTGGCCGGACGGGCAAAAGATTGTTGCGGTAAAGGAGCCTTGGGTTCGCCTCGAGGTTATTGTTCCTCGCGACTTTTTCCCCCAGGTTACTCAGCTAGTGCTGGCTTTAAGTGGATTCTCAACCGGCGTAAAGAACCTGGGAGAAGAGCGCCTGCTGGCTGTCTTTGAGATTCCTCTCCGTCAGGTGATAGCTGATTTGTATGACAAACTCAAAAGCTGCAGCCAGGGCATGGCTTCCATGGATTATGAGATTTTGGCTATGAGACCAGCTGACTTGGTAAAGCTTGAGATATGGACTGCAGGAGAAAATCAGGATGCGCTCTCTGTGATTATTCCAAGAAAAGATACATACAAAGAAGGCAAGGCCATTGTAGAGAAGCTGAAAAACATTCTGCCCCCCCAGCTCTTTGAGGTTGCTTTGCAGGCAGTTGTTGAGGGTAAAATTATTGCACGGGAGACCTTAAAAGCCCAGAGAAGAGATGTTACGGGAGCCCTATATGGGGGAGATGTTACAAGAAAGAAAAAGCTATTGGAAAGGCAAAAGAAAGGGAAAAAGGAACTCAAGGCAAAAGGGAAAGTAACCATTCCCTCCAAGGTATTTTTGGAGCTGTTTCGGAGTTGA